In a genomic window of Echeneis naucrates chromosome 4, fEcheNa1.1, whole genome shotgun sequence:
- the tab3 gene encoding TGF-beta-activated kinase 1 and MAP3K7-binding protein 3 isoform X1 produces MRDETRSGISATAALGSLSLCWLRMAQGGSQLDYHILQDLKQRFPEIPEGVVSQCLLQNNNNLDLCCHLLAQESNRYLYGDFHHSPEEGRLSRNHMLHISLGYPGSEASKANGGAAGGGRSLVHSTSDSHIEPQRPSYPEPLSAPATIAPSPGYNPFFMNDQSRSASTPTPPPTMQGMSPTYSPVSRYTMNPITVTLSQSIPTVPQALQIPPGHYPNSTNTTLYIRPSPSQSPQPGPWSSSGAAVYQHQQSPYSTPTYGSPYSSPQHQVQPQPQPQPQPQHQQYAFLPISSPTIPSMPYHHQQQPQQQPAVYRPYHTKTSLKNQIEITLEGPRPRSNSPVHTPHPQGGLYMPTSPSPSSPSRGITMTGPTGPAAFHPGMYLQHQSATRPRPASSPQPGQSAYTFKIKVSPGGQAQRPPSSPPVAEADSLLNIVDQGEHSAAPAPILPISALPGNIVSQFQQMPRRSSSGSDDYAYTQALLLHQRARMERLMKELMLEKQKLEQLKADVNNMEYDALQRRFRRVNSTSLIPRPEEMTRLRSLNRQLQIDIDCTLKETDLLQSRGKFDPKAINNFYDNIQPGPVVPPKPGKKEGEQGAKPVTGPQRDEDFEGAQWNCESCTFLNHPALNRCEQCEMPRYT; encoded by the exons ATGA GGGATGAGACGAGGTCGGGTATTTCCGCAACTGCAGCTCTGGGCTCGTTGAGTCTGTGTTGGCTCAGGATGGCGCAGGGAGGCTCTCAGCTCGACTACCACATCCTGCAGGACCTCAAGCAGCGTTTCCCAGAGATCCCCGAGGGGGTAGTGTCACAGTGCCTTCTGCAG aacaacaacaacctggatctctgctgccacctgctggctcAGGAGAGTAATAGATACCTGTATGGAGACTTCCATCACAGTCCGGAGGAGGGACGACTGAGCCGAAACCACATGCTACACATTAGCCTGGGTTATCCTGGCTCAGAGGCAAGCAAGGCAAATGGAGGAGCAGCGGGAGGAGGACGCTCTCTGGTGCACAGCACTAGTGACAGTCACATCGAACCCCAGCGGCCCAGCTACCCCGAGCCCCTGTCAGCCCCTGCCACCATTGCCCCATCTCCGGGTTATAATCCTTTCTTTATGAACGATCAGAGCCGTTCGGCTAGCACGCCCACTCCGCCACCCACGATGCAGGGCATGTCTCCCACGTACTCCCCCGTCTCACGCTATACTATGAACCCTATAACTGTCACACTTTCACAAAGTATACCTACTGTCCCACAGGCTTTGCAGATTCCCCCAGGGCACTACCCTAATAGCACCAATACCACTCTGTATATTCGACCCTCACCCTCCCAGAGCCCTCAACCCGGGCCCTGGTCATCTTCAGGAGCGGCTGTCTATCAGCATCAGCAGTCCCCCTACAGCACTCCCACGTATGGCTCGCCCTACAGCTCCCCCCAGCATCAGGTCCAGCCCCAGCCCCAACCACAGCCACAACCCCAGCACCAGCAATATGCCTTCCTCCCCATTAGCTCGCCAACCATTCCCAGCATGCCCTACCACCACCAGCAACAACCCCAGCAACAGCCTGCTGTTTACAGGCCCTACCATACAAAAACCTCGCTCAAGAATCAGATAGAAATTACCCTGGAAGGTCCACGGCCACGCAGCAACTCACCTGTGCACACCCCTCACCCTCAAGGAGGGCTTTACATGCCCACCAGCCCTTCGCCCAGCTCCCCTTCGAGAGGCATCACCATGACTGGGCCTACGGGTCCAGCGGCCTTTCACCCTGGGATGTACTTGCAGCACCAGAGCGCCACAAGGCCTCGGCCTGCCTCGTCTCCTCAACCAGGCCAATCGGCCTACacttttaaaatcaaagtgtCCCCTGGAGGTCAGGCCCAGAGGCCACCCAGCTCGCCTCCTGTGGCTGAAGCAGACTCTCTTCTCAATATAGTAGACCAAGGGGAACACAGTGCTGCCCCAGCTCCTATTTTGCCCATCTCGGCTCTACCGGGGAACATCGTCAGTCAGTTTCAGCAAATGCCCAGACGTTCAAGCTCAGGCTCTGATGACTATGCCTACACACAAG CTCTCCTGCTCCATCAGCGGGCCAGGATGGAGCGTCTAATGAAGGAGTTGATGCTTGAGAAGCAGAAACTAGAACAGCTTAAGGCTGACGTCAACAACATGGAGTATGACGCCCTTCAGAGACGTTTTCGACGAGTCAATTCGACCAGTCTTATACCCAGA CCTGAAGAGATGACCCGATTGCGGAGTCTGAACAGACAGCTTCAGATTGATATCGACTGTACCCTGAAGGAGACAGATCTGCTGCAGTCGAGAg GGAAGTTTGACCCAAAAGCAATCAACAACTTCTATGACAACATTCAGCCTGGTCCGGTTGTGCCGCCAAAGCCTGGGAAGAAAG AAGGGGAGCAGGGCGCGAAGCCGGTGACGGGGCCTCAGAGGGACGAGGACTTTGAGGGCGCCCAGTGGAACTGTGAAAGCTGCACCTTCCTCAACCACCCTGCACTCAACCGCTGTGAACAGTGCGAGATGCCGCGCTACACCTGA
- the tab3 gene encoding TGF-beta-activated kinase 1 and MAP3K7-binding protein 3 isoform X3 — protein MAQGGSQLDYHILQDLKQRFPEIPEGVVSQCLLQNNNNLDLCCHLLAQESNRYLYGDFHHSPEEGRLSRNHMLHISLGYPGSEASKANGGAAGGGRSLVHSTSDSHIEPQRPSYPEPLSAPATIAPSPGYNPFFMNDQSRSASTPTPPPTMQGMSPTYSPVSRYTMNPITVTLSQSIPTVPQALQIPPGHYPNSTNTTLYIRPSPSQSPQPGPWSSSGAAVYQHQQSPYSTPTYGSPYSSPQHQVQPQPQPQPQPQHQQYAFLPISSPTIPSMPYHHQQQPQQQPAVYRPYHTKTSLKNQIEITLEGPRPRSNSPVHTPHPQGGLYMPTSPSPSSPSRGITMTGPTGPAAFHPGMYLQHQSATRPRPASSPQPGQSAYTFKIKVSPGGQAQRPPSSPPVAEADSLLNIVDQGEHSAAPAPILPISALPGNIVSQFQQMPRRSSSGSDDYAYTQALLLHQRARMERLMKELMLEKQKLEQLKADVNNMEYDALQRRFRRVNSTSLIPRPEEMTRLRSLNRQLQIDIDCTLKETDLLQSRGKFDPKAINNFYDNIQPGPVVPPKPGKKEGEQGAKPVTGPQRDEDFEGAQWNCESCTFLNHPALNRCEQCEMPRYT, from the exons ATGGCGCAGGGAGGCTCTCAGCTCGACTACCACATCCTGCAGGACCTCAAGCAGCGTTTCCCAGAGATCCCCGAGGGGGTAGTGTCACAGTGCCTTCTGCAG aacaacaacaacctggatctctgctgccacctgctggctcAGGAGAGTAATAGATACCTGTATGGAGACTTCCATCACAGTCCGGAGGAGGGACGACTGAGCCGAAACCACATGCTACACATTAGCCTGGGTTATCCTGGCTCAGAGGCAAGCAAGGCAAATGGAGGAGCAGCGGGAGGAGGACGCTCTCTGGTGCACAGCACTAGTGACAGTCACATCGAACCCCAGCGGCCCAGCTACCCCGAGCCCCTGTCAGCCCCTGCCACCATTGCCCCATCTCCGGGTTATAATCCTTTCTTTATGAACGATCAGAGCCGTTCGGCTAGCACGCCCACTCCGCCACCCACGATGCAGGGCATGTCTCCCACGTACTCCCCCGTCTCACGCTATACTATGAACCCTATAACTGTCACACTTTCACAAAGTATACCTACTGTCCCACAGGCTTTGCAGATTCCCCCAGGGCACTACCCTAATAGCACCAATACCACTCTGTATATTCGACCCTCACCCTCCCAGAGCCCTCAACCCGGGCCCTGGTCATCTTCAGGAGCGGCTGTCTATCAGCATCAGCAGTCCCCCTACAGCACTCCCACGTATGGCTCGCCCTACAGCTCCCCCCAGCATCAGGTCCAGCCCCAGCCCCAACCACAGCCACAACCCCAGCACCAGCAATATGCCTTCCTCCCCATTAGCTCGCCAACCATTCCCAGCATGCCCTACCACCACCAGCAACAACCCCAGCAACAGCCTGCTGTTTACAGGCCCTACCATACAAAAACCTCGCTCAAGAATCAGATAGAAATTACCCTGGAAGGTCCACGGCCACGCAGCAACTCACCTGTGCACACCCCTCACCCTCAAGGAGGGCTTTACATGCCCACCAGCCCTTCGCCCAGCTCCCCTTCGAGAGGCATCACCATGACTGGGCCTACGGGTCCAGCGGCCTTTCACCCTGGGATGTACTTGCAGCACCAGAGCGCCACAAGGCCTCGGCCTGCCTCGTCTCCTCAACCAGGCCAATCGGCCTACacttttaaaatcaaagtgtCCCCTGGAGGTCAGGCCCAGAGGCCACCCAGCTCGCCTCCTGTGGCTGAAGCAGACTCTCTTCTCAATATAGTAGACCAAGGGGAACACAGTGCTGCCCCAGCTCCTATTTTGCCCATCTCGGCTCTACCGGGGAACATCGTCAGTCAGTTTCAGCAAATGCCCAGACGTTCAAGCTCAGGCTCTGATGACTATGCCTACACACAAG CTCTCCTGCTCCATCAGCGGGCCAGGATGGAGCGTCTAATGAAGGAGTTGATGCTTGAGAAGCAGAAACTAGAACAGCTTAAGGCTGACGTCAACAACATGGAGTATGACGCCCTTCAGAGACGTTTTCGACGAGTCAATTCGACCAGTCTTATACCCAGA CCTGAAGAGATGACCCGATTGCGGAGTCTGAACAGACAGCTTCAGATTGATATCGACTGTACCCTGAAGGAGACAGATCTGCTGCAGTCGAGAg GGAAGTTTGACCCAAAAGCAATCAACAACTTCTATGACAACATTCAGCCTGGTCCGGTTGTGCCGCCAAAGCCTGGGAAGAAAG AAGGGGAGCAGGGCGCGAAGCCGGTGACGGGGCCTCAGAGGGACGAGGACTTTGAGGGCGCCCAGTGGAACTGTGAAAGCTGCACCTTCCTCAACCACCCTGCACTCAACCGCTGTGAACAGTGCGAGATGCCGCGCTACACCTGA
- the tab3 gene encoding TGF-beta-activated kinase 1 and MAP3K7-binding protein 3 isoform X2, giving the protein MRDETRSGISATAALGSLSLCWLRMAQGGSQLDYHILQDLKQRFPEIPEGVVSQCLLQNNNNLDLCCHLLAQESNRYLYGDFHHSPEEGRLSRNHMLHISLGYPGSEASKANGGAAGGGRSLVHSTSDSHIEPQRPSYPEPLSAPATIAPSPGYNPFFMNDQSRSASTPTPPPTMQGMSPTYSPVSRYTMNPITVTLSQSIPTVPQALQIPPGHYPNSTNTTLYIRPSPSQSPQPGPWSSSGAAVYQHQQSPYSTPTYGSPYSSPQHQVQPQPQPQPQPQHQQYAFLPISSPTIPSMPYHHQQQPQQQPAVYRPYHTKTSLKNQIEITLEGPRPRSNSPVHTPHPQGGLYMPTSPSPSSPSRGITMTGPTGPAAFHPGMYLQHQSATRPRPASSPQPGQSAYTFKIKVSPGGQAQRPPSSPPVAEADSLLNIVDQGEHSAAPAPILPISALPGNIVSQFQQMPRRSSSGSDDYAYTQALLLHQRARMERLMKELMLEKQKLEQLKADVNNMEYDALQRRFRRVNSTSLIPRPEEMTRLRSLNRQLQIDIDCTLKETDLLQSRGKFDPKAINNFYDNIQPGPVVPPKPGKKGEQGAKPVTGPQRDEDFEGAQWNCESCTFLNHPALNRCEQCEMPRYT; this is encoded by the exons ATGA GGGATGAGACGAGGTCGGGTATTTCCGCAACTGCAGCTCTGGGCTCGTTGAGTCTGTGTTGGCTCAGGATGGCGCAGGGAGGCTCTCAGCTCGACTACCACATCCTGCAGGACCTCAAGCAGCGTTTCCCAGAGATCCCCGAGGGGGTAGTGTCACAGTGCCTTCTGCAG aacaacaacaacctggatctctgctgccacctgctggctcAGGAGAGTAATAGATACCTGTATGGAGACTTCCATCACAGTCCGGAGGAGGGACGACTGAGCCGAAACCACATGCTACACATTAGCCTGGGTTATCCTGGCTCAGAGGCAAGCAAGGCAAATGGAGGAGCAGCGGGAGGAGGACGCTCTCTGGTGCACAGCACTAGTGACAGTCACATCGAACCCCAGCGGCCCAGCTACCCCGAGCCCCTGTCAGCCCCTGCCACCATTGCCCCATCTCCGGGTTATAATCCTTTCTTTATGAACGATCAGAGCCGTTCGGCTAGCACGCCCACTCCGCCACCCACGATGCAGGGCATGTCTCCCACGTACTCCCCCGTCTCACGCTATACTATGAACCCTATAACTGTCACACTTTCACAAAGTATACCTACTGTCCCACAGGCTTTGCAGATTCCCCCAGGGCACTACCCTAATAGCACCAATACCACTCTGTATATTCGACCCTCACCCTCCCAGAGCCCTCAACCCGGGCCCTGGTCATCTTCAGGAGCGGCTGTCTATCAGCATCAGCAGTCCCCCTACAGCACTCCCACGTATGGCTCGCCCTACAGCTCCCCCCAGCATCAGGTCCAGCCCCAGCCCCAACCACAGCCACAACCCCAGCACCAGCAATATGCCTTCCTCCCCATTAGCTCGCCAACCATTCCCAGCATGCCCTACCACCACCAGCAACAACCCCAGCAACAGCCTGCTGTTTACAGGCCCTACCATACAAAAACCTCGCTCAAGAATCAGATAGAAATTACCCTGGAAGGTCCACGGCCACGCAGCAACTCACCTGTGCACACCCCTCACCCTCAAGGAGGGCTTTACATGCCCACCAGCCCTTCGCCCAGCTCCCCTTCGAGAGGCATCACCATGACTGGGCCTACGGGTCCAGCGGCCTTTCACCCTGGGATGTACTTGCAGCACCAGAGCGCCACAAGGCCTCGGCCTGCCTCGTCTCCTCAACCAGGCCAATCGGCCTACacttttaaaatcaaagtgtCCCCTGGAGGTCAGGCCCAGAGGCCACCCAGCTCGCCTCCTGTGGCTGAAGCAGACTCTCTTCTCAATATAGTAGACCAAGGGGAACACAGTGCTGCCCCAGCTCCTATTTTGCCCATCTCGGCTCTACCGGGGAACATCGTCAGTCAGTTTCAGCAAATGCCCAGACGTTCAAGCTCAGGCTCTGATGACTATGCCTACACACAAG CTCTCCTGCTCCATCAGCGGGCCAGGATGGAGCGTCTAATGAAGGAGTTGATGCTTGAGAAGCAGAAACTAGAACAGCTTAAGGCTGACGTCAACAACATGGAGTATGACGCCCTTCAGAGACGTTTTCGACGAGTCAATTCGACCAGTCTTATACCCAGA CCTGAAGAGATGACCCGATTGCGGAGTCTGAACAGACAGCTTCAGATTGATATCGACTGTACCCTGAAGGAGACAGATCTGCTGCAGTCGAGAg GGAAGTTTGACCCAAAAGCAATCAACAACTTCTATGACAACATTCAGCCTGGTCCGGTTGTGCCGCCAAAGCCTGGGAAGAAAG GGGAGCAGGGCGCGAAGCCGGTGACGGGGCCTCAGAGGGACGAGGACTTTGAGGGCGCCCAGTGGAACTGTGAAAGCTGCACCTTCCTCAACCACCCTGCACTCAACCGCTGTGAACAGTGCGAGATGCCGCGCTACACCTGA